The DNA sequence CTTTCACACCTTGTGTTTCCTCACGCCAGAGCACAGGCTTCCTTTTGGGATACGTGTCTTATTATTAGAGctcaaaaaaatgaaattaaatatcaCTGAAAGACGTCTCCCTTTTAGATGAAGACttgaaaatattatatattatgcaGATAAaagagtgttccccaacagaACAATGCTTAATTCAAAGTCCTGCTTAATTCAGAATTAAAGTCCCCAAGCCTTTAGGAAACCTTAGGAGCTTTATTCCTCAAATAAATATGAAGGGAGTATTTCAGCAAGCTGCCTGTATAGTAAAGTTCATAAATAACTGACATTAATTATTTCCACTCCTTCAGAGAAAGTTTTCAGGGGCTTTTGTGGGGGTGGTGTCTGGTTTTTATCAGTCACTAGTCCACAGTAGCAGCGTTATTAAGCCTGATGAATACTTAGAGACAACTCAGTAGGAATAAATTTGTAAACTAAACTGTAGCTAAGCTAGGagagtattttaaataaaaaatagaaaggaTTTAGAAGGCAGACTTCTGTTCtgtatttcttctcctttctttaGGTGAGGAAATAAAAGTAGCAATATCATagtgaaacatttttaaaggaGGGAGTAgaacaggcaggaggagctcagagtagctgcaggcagcagtggCTGACAGATACAGTGAGAAGATAAAGTGAAAAGGTCAGATTGAGCTCctaattatttcaaatttattGTCCTTAAAACgaatttaaaaagcaataatTGGCATATTTATCCAAGAACAGTAATCCTGAATATATGGTATTTGGTGAGGAGATGGAAATCTGTTCTGGTTTTCATTTAAAGATGTCTGAGTTGCTAAAATttaaaccccaaaccaacagaGGAGTATTATTTAAGGTAATTATATTGTTCCACTCACACTGGCTGGAagctggctgtgcctgggcttCTGGATCACAACATGCACTTGAAGAAGGGTAAAAAACTCCCCAACTGTGATAGCACCACTCTGAAATTTCTGTGCATTTGAGGAAAAACATACAGGTAAGTCCATTTGTCAAGACAGCATGCTCACTAGTGTATAAACACAGGAGGTTTTTTCCTGCTAGGACAGGAAATTGCTGTCTTCCAGCCCTGTCCATACCTCCCATAAATTTTCTTCACAAATGCTGTCTGTGAGAAGCTGGGATTCCACCTGGCTGCTGCGCTGGactgggaaaacaaaacagaaaggggGAGTATTGGTGGGTTAAGAACATCCTTACAGGGCAAAGAACACAAGGGTTGGGACTCTCATCACAAATGGTCTCACTTGTGCACTCTATGTCAGCCTTCACAGaatccagggagctgctggtgctggcctggggacacccagggcttTTAGCTGAGAGATCTGGAGGCTCCCCAGCTTCATCAGCTTCTGCTTGGTCCTGAGGCACATCAGAAGTCACCTGTTattaacaaattaaaaaaaaaataataatgtagTTATATAAGACAACCCAACTGGATCAGTGGTTTATTGTAGCTGTTCCCTGAAAGGATTAAAGGGATACTATGCAGAGAATGGTCTAAAATTGGCAAATCCCTCATTCTGCCTGTTTTGCCTAGTAcaggagtgctgcacacaccaAGCCACAGGGAATCACACAGGACAATGACATCAGACTGGTGGTTATGAAAAACAAGAACACCTACTAACAGATCCACTTACACCCCCAAAACTTTAGTCCTGGTGGTGTTCCCATATCCTTACAGTGAGGGACCAAGCTCACCTCCAAGTCCTGAGAGGCCCCAGCATCCACATGTTGATCCCTCTTGGCCTTCTTTGGGCTTTGAGCATCCTCCTCAGTCTGTCCTAAAACTCTTTTCATGTTGCAACTTTTTGTCTCTTCAAATGGATCCTTTTCAGAGTGGGGAATTtgttttttatctttatttttatcATCCCAAGTGTTTTCCATGAGTTCGGAGCCGACAGATTCATTGGAATCCATTTCCTCCAGGCACACAGGGAGAAATTCTTCTGCTATGAACTGAAAAGGACTGAAGTTCTGCCTGCTGGACTTGTTACCTGGGGTTTCACTGCTGTTGGATGGAACTGGGGCTTCTGCTCTGTCTGATTTTGTATTTATGTACTGTGCACTGGAAACACGATTTCTCTTGTTTGGTAATTTAGGCTGGAATATACCCAGAGGGATATTTATTCCTGGATATTTATCCTTTGGTGCCATCCCTATGGGATCAGCTCCAGATTCCAGACCTGTGTTCTCCTGCTTTTTGGGCTCAAACAAGTTATTTGCTTCACTGACAGTATTTTCTCCCAACCTCTGGGTATCTTCTGGCTGAGCTGAGGAACTGGGCAACTGGTCAGAAGAAGTAGTTTTGGAAACAGAAACAGATTTCCTTGTCAAACTCAGCAGTTTTGAACAAACACCTATAATTCCTGAAGCTTCTGGTGGAAGAGTGGCTTGTGTCTGATCCCCTGAACTGTCACTGACCACAGGCTGCCTGGCTTGTTCAGAGTTTATTTGGAAATCTTTTGGAGACGCCTCCCCTTCAGCTGACAGCTCCTCATTTTTCTTGGATTCCTTGTTAGCAGCAGGAAGGAGGTTTGCTCCAGCCAAGCCCAAAGCTGATTCTCCAGGCTGAGATGAATCCTCTCCCATTAGCTGGTTTCTCTGAGTACCAGGGGCATCTGGATGAGCCTTCCAAGGATCTGATCCCTGCATGGGAAAGGCAACACAGGATCCCAAACTGCCACTTTCTTCCCTGTGATCCACAGGGCCCTTACTTGGGAGCTCCAAAGATACTCCCTTTGACTGCAGTTTTTCTGGTGGTGTGAGatcctgctctctgctcacaggGACAGAATTATCTGTGGCAAGGCCATGATCCTGTGGTGCCCCCACATCCACAGTACTTTCCTGAAGGGAGACAGAACAAATGGAATGTGGAGTTGTGCCACTGGGGACCTGAGTAGCTCCTTTCTCACTAGGAAATGCTGAGACTGATgaaacagaagagggaagaggttTTGTGGCATCTTGTGAGGAATCCATTTCCCCTCTGCAGGGCACCAGCCCACCATGGATGTGCTGTGGTGGCTGCTGGGTGTTTGTGTGGGGCCCCTGCTGGGCCTCAGACCCGCAGATGTTCTTACTGACAGCAACAGTGTGGGATGCAGTGATGTCCATGTCCTCCTGGTCGTGGGCAAACACAATGGTTCTGTCAGCAGGAATGGCTGGCATGGGCTGCCTGTGCCACCCTGTGTGAGTTGTGGTGATCTCCATGTcctcagccagggcagagctgatggTTCTGCCTTGTGCAGCCTCCTGCCCATCCTGCTCCACCGGCGTTGTCGTGGTCACCCCTTTTTCCACGGACATTGTTTCCTCTCCACCTTGACCAAAGCAGCCAGgtgttgctttgttttgtgaCAAGACTCTGTCGGTGTAAACTGGAACCATCACCACACCCCTGCCAGTCATGTCCATGTTTTCACCATGGGGAAACACAACAGATTTTTCTCCAGAGAAAGACAACTGGGAACTTTCCTTGGGTGCCTCAGATGTCCTGGCCCACACTGGTTCTTCTGCATCCTTCTGGAGCATCCCATGAGCTGAGGGACGAGTTTTTAGATCCTCTCTTGAAGAACCTGTTCCACCCATGGAAGAGTGTCTGTCAGAGTCTCCTTGGGTTGGCAATACTTTGCTTACTGCCCTCACAGGCTGGGGTTTCTCTTGTCTCTCTGAGTTTTGGCCCTCTGCATTTATTCCTATTATTGTCCCAGACTGTTCATTTCCTGTCATTCCTGAGGGAGCAGGATTGTTACTAAAAACAAATGAACCACTTGGAGCCAAAGCAGTAACAATTTGTTTGTTGGTATTCAAGTCCCCACATTCCACTGCTGCAGTGATATCCCCACCATGACGACTGGAAAGTGGGAAGGGCTGGTTTTGCAGCTGCTTGGATACTGCAGCGTTTTGATTATTAAATCCTTGTTCTGTGTTAATAGGAGCAATCTCAAAGGCAGCAGGATGAGCTTTGGTTATGTCCATGCTTTGGTCACCTAAAAACACGTCTGTTGTGTCATTTGTGCAGAAATCTGAGGGGCTTGGAAGGTTTTCTCCCAGAGGCTGTGATGCAACTTCTTGGCTTTGCAAAGCCAGGGATGCACCAGTGTCAGTGCCAACGTCCTCGGGGACTCCTCTGTTTTGCTCCTGTAGCAGACACGTGCTCTTGGCACAGGAACTCAGACCACTTGCCTGGAAGTTGGTTTTTCCCAGCTTCTTATCAACCATTATCATCTGAAGATCTTGAGCATTCCTCTCCATAGCCTGGCTCCTTTTAATATTCCTATAAATATTCCTCACTTCCACATTTTCCTTGTCCATATCTACAGAATATGCAGATATGTCACCCTCAGTGACATTTTTGTTCTGGTTCTTTCTTGGAATGATTTTACAGGGCATTTGTTTTGGCTCTGCTGTTATCCCACTGCTTTGACCATCAAAGAAAACAGTGTGGCATCTTGTTATTTCCATTTCTTCCTGCTCAGTTACATTGGAAGACATGGATCTGTTGCCCAGGAAATGAGGTTTGCACGTGACAGAGGTGAACGCTGCAGTGGGATGTTCATTATCAACATTCTCTCCACCATCCTTAATAAAGGTTTTAGCCAAGTCCATGTCTTCTCCTCCAAATATTACTGTCTTCTCACCTGAAAAGACAAGCTGGGGGTTTGCAGAGGGACCAAACCTGCTCTTTGGAACACCACCAGCTACAAAATGTGTATACGACCCAaacccagagctggctgcagcaggatcaCAAGCTTGAGACATGCTTTCCACGTGCCCACCTGAGGCTGAAGGCAGTTCAAGGGCACTGTTTTTATAGGGCCCAGCAGCAGGATTATCTCCAGGTGCCAGACCCTTTGGGATGTCACCACGTGCCAGCAGAGGGTTGCTACTCACTGGCTTTTCACAGGTTTTATGGCATGAACCGCTCTGTTCTGTGGTGCTGGCCTCATAGATGATGTCTGTGTAATTCCCAGTCATTTCCATGTCATCACACTTGGAGAACACAATGGTTTTGTCCCCTCGGAAGATGGTCTGAGAGGAAACAGATCCCTGGATGGCAGCCAGCGCCCCGGCCTCCCGCCTGCCAGCCCgcagcactgggggctctgctctgcctccagcACCGGCTGCTTTCCTGTCTGCACACAGCTGAGGCTCCTGCTGAACATTCAAGCTGGGACTGGATGCTCTGCTGAACACAGAATTATCTAACTCAGTGGGTGGGAAATCCTTTTGGAAGTTGAGCCTTTGGTTCCCGACAGCGGAGAGGGCAAAGGACACCTTTGCAGTGTGACTGGTTGTCACATCCATGCCCTCGTCTGCAAACGCCTGGGTGACATCCCCACACTCCCACTGCTCTGCTGGAACCTCACTGATGCCAGGGAATGGAATTTTAACGTCAGCTGCCTCACATTTTGTCATCTCCATCCCACCTTCTCTGCCTGGAAACACTCTTGTCACATTGCAGGTGTCCAGCGGCTCCTGGGAATAGCCAAACTTCCCAGACAGCTGTGTCACATCTCCCGAGCCTTGGGAAGGGACACAGCAAACATTGTCCTTGTCAGTGCTCTCAGCAGGATTGTTTGACTTCAGTCTCAGCAGAAATTCATTGAAATCTATTTTTTTCACAGGAGTGGCTTCTTCCTTCTGTTCCAAAGAGGGGCGCGGATGGTTTGTGGAGTCAGAGAGCAAACTCAACTCCTTGCTGGTTTCTGCCTTCCCCTGGCTGGAGTTTAACTTAGCCAGGAAGGAGCTGAAGTCTATTTTCTCAGTTCTGTCGGGCTGCTGGGTGCTGAGGTTCCGTGAGATCACGGCTGTGTGACTGGCTGTCATCTCCATCTCGTTCTCCTCCGAGAATAGCAGGGTGGTGTCCTGTCTGTCCGTCCTTGGAACAGCATGGTCCATGTCATGCCactgaaaaacaacaaaaaaatgagAATTCAGTGACTGGCACTTAGAACAAATGATCAGTGGTTTATTCTATTTAAAACAGAAGTCAGCTAACCTTGATTAATATAAACTCCTAAGATTTTAGCTCTATaagtattatttaaaaaaaaaaccaacctgtTAATTTCAGGCCTCCCTGATCAGCAGTAACATATTTGAGGAAAGGGCAATGACTAAATTATGCAAATTTATAACATTTAAATGGCATTTAACAAAACAACGTGTTTCATCTTACACTTCACATCTAACCACATCCTAGCAAGCACAGACCTCTTACTGAGGCTTATGGATCAGTATTTTCTATTTCTCTACAACATGATTTAAACCCTTTATTTCCACCAGTTCATCTccacctgctccaaagcagcaTCACCATGCTGGATGTTTCAAAAGACTTTTTCACCACTGATAAGGGAGATTTTAGTCTCTTGAACAGAAAGCACTCACAGAAAGCTGTGGGGGAAAACTGAAATGAGATACATTTTATCAAGCATAATGAATATATTTGTAACCAGATGATGAATTGTCTATACCTGGTGCACTATCACAACACTTGTTCTCCAAAAACTACTGGCCTAGAACTGCTCAATGCTCATTGTGTAAGTAGGAGAACTTTTAAAAGTTTGTAATCAGTAGTGGCCACTTTATACACTGGAAGATCAAGAGATGTGGCCTAAGGATAGAACCTTGCAGcataataaattattatatatacAAATAATATTGCAATTCATGTTGTTTCACAGAATGGAAAATAAGTGGGATGAAAttccttgaaaaggaaaagaaaggtaaAGGGTTAAAAGAAGTGCTTAAAGTGCAGGCAAGAAGAAGAGGAGAATTATTTAGAGCTGATGGTGGCTCTGTGGCAAAGAACAAAGGGGGTGAAGCATGAATCACCAGGGAATACAGTTCGACACATTAGTGAGTCTTGGAGAAATGGACTGGAACTGAAAGAATGTTTTAGGGGATAGGAGGATTTCGATCCAATTGTGGGACAGGCTAGAAGGCAGCAAGGAGGTGTTGGGAGAGATGCCAGGGAAGTTGGATGGCTCCCCTCCAGCAGGTGGTTGGGAATTATGGTCCAGTAGTCTTGTTTTTAATAGTGGATTTAATGCCATGGAGAAAGGTGGCAGGAGTTTAAAGGGAAAATCCAGACAGAGCTGCTAAAGTGTTTGAAACCATAAATAGGACTCAGGACTCCCCTCAGTCAGAAACAATTGGTTAATTGTATCAAGTACACTTCAGTAATTTATAGTAATTAGTGGCTGAAGTATATCTGGCAATTTGCATTGTGATAATCACTGTCTGAAATGTATTTGGCACTTTGTTTTGTGACGGTTGATAGCTGAAATGTATTTGGAAATTTGTAAAAAAAGGGGATGCTGGAAAAGGGAGTGTCCCCAAGTTAggcaaatcaaacaaaaaacctaaaCCAGGTTTTTCAAGCCATCAGGCCCAAGACCTtaagtgaaaatgaaaaatcccCCTAAAGGAACCAGAGGAATCATCCTCTGCTGAGCCCTGGTTACATTATTGCTGGGAATGAAAaggtaaattttaaaattgataCAGAAACAGTTTACTCAGTACTAAATTTGTGCAGAGCAAAACTTAGCTCATAACCTGTAAGTGTTGAGGGGGCAACAGGGAAGAAAGAGAACAGGCCTTTTTTTACAATGATTActatttaaattaataaaacagTGGGGCAAACACCAGTCTGTATACTCCTGAATGCTCAATCCCCTTGCAGGGGAGAGATTCATTGGGAAAATTGGATGTTCAAATAACTTTCTAGGATGGGGAAATACAAATTGAACCAGCAGAATCAAAAGCCATCAAGGCAAAGATTTTTGTGTGCctcccagaggaggcagagaatGCTGTGACCCTGCTGGTATGGGCAACTGAGATGCCTGGGTGACCAAAGGTGGCCAAGTTGGTGAGGATTACTCTCAAACCTGAAGCCAGACTGGTAAAGCAAAACCAACATCCTATTAAGTTTGAGGCAAGGGGAAGCTGGAGAGACTTATAAAGAATTTTTAGAATATTGAAAGAATATGAATCAGAATGTAACACATCAGTATTATCAGTTATAGATTTAAGATTTAAGGATCATTAATGAAAAGTTCCTGATATTCATTCAGTGGTAGCTAATCTGTACACACTCTTGACAGCAAATAAAATTGGAAAGTATTCTGCCAGCAACCAAGACTGAAAGTAAGTGACTCAATGCTACTCTAAGTCTGCTACATTCCTTAGAACTATCTGGATACAGGGTGTCAAAGAAAATGGCACAAATAAGCAAAGAAGCAGTAACATATTTTAGTTGTGATATCttgcagggaaaaagaaagaagcttgggaagcagctgaaaagaagCCATTTGCCAGACTCCAGAGGCAAGGACTGTGAGCCTTCTTATGGATGGTGTCACTTATGGATTGCACTTATGGGGTACTGGCAAAACCCTTGCATGGCCCTCCACCAAAAATACTTGGTTTGAACTCCTGAGAGCCAGACCGCCTGAAAAGCCCTGAAATCACCTTAATGGCACCCCCTGCACTGAGAGCCTCACTCTTGAAGCAAACCATTTGGGTTATCTGTGCATGAAAGGATGCacctggcactgggggcactggctggTGCCTGGGGCCATGGAAGCAGCCTGTCCAAACACCTGGACAGTGCAAGGGAAGGTGACCCAGGTACCTGAGAGCAGGGGGGGCTACAGAGAGGCACAAAAGCTGATATGTGCCccccatgggcacagctggtTTGGAACAAAAAGGAGGATATGGGACATTGCCAGCAGGATGTCCTTGTAAAGCTCATGGGTTTGGAGACTCCTCAGTTAATACAGGGAATTAATCAGCTGACAGAACAGCAAGAGAAGTTACTACAAAAGGTGTCCTTGCACTAATACCCAGCAAAAAGCTGAATGTCTgggaacaaaaaccaaaccagggCAGCAGCCCCACTATTGGAAGCCATGGAAAATCCCAGCAAGTGATTAGTAAATTCATGCAGGTGAGTAATTGCACCTCCAAATTAATGTAGAAGATAACTGAACTAAAAACATCAAGAAACACTTCAGGAAATAGAAAATATAGTAGCTAATGTATAAAGGAATACAGTAAGCACAAAGATGACAGAAATTAAGATCAGTTACTGAAAAATAAGTaatttgttttgcaaaatagaaaGCTAGTTAAAAAGAGGAATTTACCAGGTAATTATTGGCAAACTGAATTTGCAGAACTGCCCAGGCAGAATGAGGGGCTGGTACATTTTAGTGTTTTGGTACTTTCTCTAGATGGCCAGAAACTTTCCCATGCCACACCAACAAGGCAAGGGAAGCCACAAAATTTTACTGAAATTAATATAATAGTATTAAAATTAACTCTTGTAAGTTTTAAAAGGTACATTGTTACCAAGAAATCATTGGGACCAGACTCGCCTGTACATCCTTTCAAACCAGAGGATCTGTTGTTCATCAGAACCTGGAGATTTGGACCAACCCAGGAGAAGTGGAAGGGACAATATCAAATCCCCCTGGTGGCCTTCACTGCACTCAGAGTGGAAGGAATTGAACCCTGAGCTCATCACATGTGGGTAAAACAAGAAGCACACATTAAACAGCAAGACTGACTCAAACTGTGCAGTTTTTACGTAGATATAAAAATCCTATTGTTTTAGGATAGGACATGATTTTCTAGGgaaatattatttattacaTCTAGATGAAAATGATAAATAATTACATATTTATAGCAATAATATAAACTATATTAGTTTCTTGGAAGAAAAATGTAGTCTTAAAGTTAGTACAAGATTTTGGCAAATTACAAAATGTAACTTCTATAACATGGGACCTTACAAAGCAGATTAGCTTTAGAGCTATTACAAACACGAAATATGTagttatttaaatttaaacaaTAATTCTTGTTTTGTGCATATTGCAAATGTGACTGCCAAATAAGCTGATCAAATAAGATAAGAACTGGTTGCTGCATCTAGCAGAGAATTAAGGGCAGAATTAGAAAGTAACTAGTTAAATAAACTATTTAAAGAATTTATATTTTCTCTGACTGGTTAGTTGGCCTTACTTTTGCACAATATAATTGTGATCATATGAATATGTGATTATTACACTTGCCTTTAAAACTTATATTAGCAAAAAAAGTAAGTGAGGCTCATGAAGGCTTGCAAAGCAGACAAGAATGAAGGAACTAGTTCATTACTGAG is a window from the Zonotrichia albicollis isolate bZonAlb1 chromosome 6, bZonAlb1.hap1, whole genome shotgun sequence genome containing:
- the KNL1 gene encoding outer kinetochore KNL1 complex subunit KNL1, whose amino-acid sequence is MDKIYTDPNMEMDNTEHIRRKRLSSILKAPRTPLDDLGNGNEITEDIHGERRRRSSRRVSFASTINFRVFQRDLKNSTSQTENTGCSADEKDETLTNQNEDPGAVPCEITGMSTLLHAPIQALGQQTEWHDMDHAVPRTDRQDTTLLFSEENEMEMTASHTAVISRNLSTQQPDRTEKIDFSSFLAKLNSSQGKAETSKELSLLSDSTNHPRPSLEQKEEATPVKKIDFNEFLLRLKSNNPAESTDKDNVCCVPSQGSGDVTQLSGKFGYSQEPLDTCNVTRVFPGREGGMEMTKCEAADVKIPFPGISEVPAEQWECGDVTQAFADEGMDVTTSHTAKVSFALSAVGNQRLNFQKDFPPTELDNSVFSRASSPSLNVQQEPQLCADRKAAGAGGRAEPPVLRAGRREAGALAAIQGSVSSQTIFRGDKTIVFSKCDDMEMTGNYTDIIYEASTTEQSGSCHKTCEKPVSSNPLLARGDIPKGLAPGDNPAAGPYKNSALELPSASGGHVESMSQACDPAAASSGFGSYTHFVAGGVPKSRFGPSANPQLVFSGEKTVIFGGEDMDLAKTFIKDGGENVDNEHPTAAFTSVTCKPHFLGNRSMSSNVTEQEEMEITRCHTVFFDGQSSGITAEPKQMPCKIIPRKNQNKNVTEGDISAYSVDMDKENVEVRNIYRNIKRSQAMERNAQDLQMIMVDKKLGKTNFQASGLSSCAKSTCLLQEQNRGVPEDVGTDTGASLALQSQEVASQPLGENLPSPSDFCTNDTTDVFLGDQSMDITKAHPAAFEIAPINTEQGFNNQNAAVSKQLQNQPFPLSSRHGGDITAAVECGDLNTNKQIVTALAPSGSFVFSNNPAPSGMTGNEQSGTIIGINAEGQNSERQEKPQPVRAVSKVLPTQGDSDRHSSMGGTGSSREDLKTRPSAHGMLQKDAEEPVWARTSEAPKESSQLSFSGEKSVVFPHGENMDMTGRGVVMVPVYTDRVLSQNKATPGCFGQGGEETMSVEKGVTTTTPVEQDGQEAAQGRTISSALAEDMEITTTHTGWHRQPMPAIPADRTIVFAHDQEDMDITASHTVAVSKNICGSEAQQGPHTNTQQPPQHIHGGLVPCRGEMDSSQDATKPLPSSVSSVSAFPSEKGATQVPSGTTPHSICSVSLQESTVDVGAPQDHGLATDNSVPVSREQDLTPPEKLQSKGVSLELPSKGPVDHREESGSLGSCVAFPMQGSDPWKAHPDAPGTQRNQLMGEDSSQPGESALGLAGANLLPAANKESKKNEELSAEGEASPKDFQINSEQARQPVVSDSSGDQTQATLPPEASGIIGVCSKLLSLTRKSVSVSKTTSSDQLPSSSAQPEDTQRLGENTVSEANNLFEPKKQENTGLESGADPIGMAPKDKYPGINIPLGIFQPKLPNKRNRVSSAQYINTKSDRAEAPVPSNSSETPGNKSSRQNFSPFQFIAEEFLPVCLEEMDSNESVGSELMENTWDDKNKDKKQIPHSEKDPFEETKSCNMKRVLGQTEEDAQSPKKAKRDQHVDAGASQDLEVTSDVPQDQAEADEAGEPPDLSAKSPGCPQASTSSSLDSVKADIECTIQRSSQVESQLLTDSICEENLWEKFQSGAITVGEFFTLLQVHVVIQKPRHSQLPASCAVSAPPTAEGLIRSQYVHRPKLRIYEEDCQDLSQKVVELKPHVSVLDQPLVNVTRSLWEVMRTCTDEELSKFGAELNKMKSCFTKEAKILSHNEKETLYRKLLQSAEEQYRKLQSRIEKVDEWMKEAESSVVALESDSFWDAKEAGCSAGAAGGQNVQEELQNITAQEEELLRELAQMDAEDELGLAEMEKLKNTERTCLEILEKYDFTEWELTEWSEQQAVFNFLYDSVTLTVVFGPPIDDEVFAAHPSRSIMSLDFESFLDEEQAPPSSCLVQKLIFQFIESQGCWQRKCPKLCYLPQALFDISLVVNRCRVLGDELEFLQRWGAKFQLLETDIKDTEVKLLFSSSVAFAKFELTLAVSHDYPAAVPPFRVHTHIGDIGEKEVAAVLSRVPAGHHYLQRAVTSIHQNLLQAPR